One Brassica napus cultivar Da-Ae chromosome A1, Da-Ae, whole genome shotgun sequence genomic region harbors:
- the LOC106351727 gene encoding mitogen-activated protein kinase kinase kinase 20 yields the protein MEWVRGETIGYGTFSTVSLATPSDSGGFPPLMAVKSADSYGATSLVNEKSVLDSLGDCPEIVRCYGEDQTVEKGEKLHNLLLEYAWRGSLATQLMKLNGEGLPESTVRRHTGSLLRGLRHIHSRGFAHCDIKLGNILLFDDGAVKIADFGLARDLTVSKEGVEIRGTPLYMAPESVNDNVYGTAADVWALGCAVVEMSSGKTAWSVEEGLNFMSLLIRIGVGDELPKVPEDLSEEGKDFLSKCFVKDPEERWTAEMLLNHPFVAVDCEDNGQREDLFVEVKEKVSTSPRCPFEFSDWEPIASESVMQYQPLDSPVERFESLVSESIPNWSIAQGWVTVR from the coding sequence GAACGTTTTCAACTGTCAGCCTAGCGACGCCGTCAGATTCCGGCGGTTTCCCGCCTCTTATGGCAGTGAAATCGGCGGACTCTTACGGCGCCACCTCCCTCGTAAACGAGAAGTCGGTGTTGGATTCACTCGGAGACTGCCCTGAGATCGTACGCTGTTACGGCGAGGATCAAACGGTTGAGAAAGGAGAGAAGTTGCATAACTTGCTATTGGAGTATGCTTGGAGAGGAAGCTTAGCGACGCAACTAATGAAACTAAACGGCGAGGGTTTACCGGAATCCACCGTGCGCCGCCACACAGGATCCTTGCTCAGAGGATTACGTCACATCCACTCGAGAGGGTTCGCTCACTGCGATATAAAACTCGGGAATATTCTGTTATTCGACGACGGCGCCGTTAAGATTGCGGATTTCGGTTTGGCGAGAGATTTAACGGTGTCAAAAGAAGGCGTGGAGATCAGAGGGACGCCGTTGTATATGGCGCCTGAATCCGTTAACGATAACGTGTACGGAACAGCTGCTGACGTGTGGGCGTTAGGATGCGCCGTAGTGGAGATGTCTAGCGGAAAAACGGCGTGGAGTGTTGAAGAAGGGTTGAACTTCATGTCGCTTTTGATACGAATCGGTGTCGGGGACGAGTTGCCGAAGGTTCCAGAGGACTTGTCGGAAGAAGGAAAAGACTTCTTGTCGAAGTGTTTCGTTAAAGATCCCGAGGAAAGATGGACGGCCGAGATGCTTTTAAACCATCCTTTCGTAGCCGTCGATTGTGAAGACAATGGTCAACGGGAAGACTTATTTGTGGAGGTGAAAGAAAAAGTATCAACGTCGCCGAGATGCCCGTTTGAATTTTCCGATTGGGAACCTATCGCGTCGGAATCAGTCATGCAATATCAGCCGTTGGATTCTCCGGTGGAGAGATTTGAGAGCCTGGTTAGTGAATCGATCCCTAATTGGTCCATCGCACAAGGCTGGGTCACCGTACGGTGA
- the BNAA01G21180D gene encoding uncharacterized acetyltransferase At3g50280, producing the protein MAGVVVLISSTIVRPVNTIPSGQTKIHLTPFDLTNLHIDYPQRGLLFPKPNPDFHLISRLKASLSLALEIYFPFAGRLAKVENLEDNTVSFFVDCDGSGARFHHAEAKTISVSDLLQPDGSVPDIMKQFFPADDFKNCDGVTEPLLVIQVTEMKDGFFVGYCYNHLVADGVSMWGFINTWSKICSSGSSSGHKPLVLKRWFLEGIDYPIHIPVSEAERAPPSRELSSVPVTKDRVFHFTKKNISDLKSKANSEVGSSDITISSLQAVTAHMWRSIIRYSGLSGEGETHCKVVVDVRRRVDPPLEKDCFGNMIYIQPAIATVEELLDRGLGWGALQINKLVNSQTSENCKKFAEDWVRNVKNLKTGVGSRMVGDSVLVGSSPRFEVYINDFGWGKPIAVRAGPGNNINGKLVLFPGIDEGSIDVQTTLWSDVLVNLLADVEFLEHVTTMV; encoded by the coding sequence ATGGCAGGAGTAGTAGTCCTGATCTCCTCAACCATTGTTCGACCCGTAAACACCATCCCATCGGGTCAAACTAAGATCCATCTTACTCCATTTGATCTCACTAATCTTCATATCGACTATCCTCAAAGAGGTCTTCTCTTTCCCAAACCCAATCCTGACTTCCACCTCATCTCTCGACTAAaggcttctctctctctagcctTGGAGATATATTTCCCTTTCGCGGGTCGTCTTGCAAAAGTTGAGAATCTTGAGGACAACACGGTGTCGTTTTTCGTAGACTGCGATGGCTCTGGAGCTAGGTTTCACCACGCCGAAGCTAAAACTATCTCCGTGAGTGACCTTCTTCAACCTGATGGTTCTGTTCCTGATATCATGAAGCAGTTCTTTCCCGCTGACGATTTCAAGAACTGTGATGGAGTTACAGAGCCCTTGCTTGTCATACAAGTCACCGAGATGAAAGACGGCTTCTTTGTCGGATACTGTTACAACCACTTGGTGGCAGACGGTGTTTCCATGTGGGGTTTCATCAACACTTGGTCCAAGATTTGCTCGAGTGGTTCAAGCTCAGGACATAAGCCTCTTGTTCTCAAAAGATGGTTCCTCGAGGGGATCGATTACCCTATCCATATCCCTGTTTCAGAGGCAGAGAGGGCACCACCAAGCCGTGAGCTTTCTTCCGTGCCAGTTACTAAAGATAGGGTTTTTCACTTCACAAAGAAGAATATTTCAGATCTCAAATCTAAAGCCAACAGCGAGGTTGGCTCAAGTGACATAACCATCTCTTCTCTTCAAGCGGTTACGGCTCATATGTGGCGATCAATCATCAGATACAGTGGTCTAAGCGGAGAAGGAGAGACGCATTGCAAAGTAGTAGTGGACGTGAGGAGGAGGGTAGACCCTCCGCTTGAGAAAGATTGTTTTGGTAATATGATCTATATTCAACCAGCCATAGCCACCGTGGAAGAGCTGCTTGATCGTGGCTTGGGTTGGGGTGCCttgcaaataaataaattagtgaACTCGCAAACGAGTGAAAACTGTAAAAAGTTTGCAGAGGATTGGGTTAGAAATGTAAAGAACCTAAAAACAGGTGTTGGGAGTAGAATGGTTGGTGATTCTGTACTTGTCGGAAGCTCTCCCCGGTTCGAGGTGTACATCAACGATTTCGGTTGGGGTAAACCGATTGCAGTTCGAGCTGGACCGGGCAATAATATCAATGGCAAACTTGTACTTTTTCCGGGAATCGATGAAGGAAGTATTGATGTTCAAACAACACTATGGTCTGATGTTCTAGTGAATCTACTAGCCGATGTTGAATTCTTAGAGCATGTGACTACTATGGTCTGA